Genomic segment of Vicinamibacterales bacterium:
TAAGGTCCAAGAACTCCGCGACGCCGAACGAGCTGGATCAAGCGGTCGGCGGCCTCCGCGGTGCCGAGGCCCAGGCTCGAGGCGCGCTCGCCGGGATTCGCCAGGCCGAGTCCGGCGCCGTGGCCGCCCGCGCGGGATTGCAGGCTGCCGCCGTCGGGCTGTCGTACGCGGCCATCACCGCGCCGTTCGACGGGATCGTCACCGAGAAGTTGATCGAGCCGGGCAACATGGCCGCGCCCGGCGTGCCCTTGATGACGATCGAGGACGTGCGCGGCTTCCGCCTCGAGGTCCGACTCGACGAGTCGCGCGTCGGCGACGTGGACCGAACCAAGCCCGTGGAGATCCTTCTCGACTCGCCCGCCGCCCAGCTTCGGACGTTCACCGGCAAGGTCGCCGAGATCTCCCGGGCCGTCGATCCCGGGTCGCACGCGTTCCTCGTCAAGATCGATCTGCCGGCCGATGTCGGCGTTCGCTCCGGCATGTTCGGACGCGCCCGGTTTGCCGGGCCGGCGCACCGAGCCCTCGTCGTGCCGGCGTCGTCGGTTGTCCGGCGCGGACAGCTTGCCTCGGTGTTCGTGGTCACGCCCGGCCGTCGGGCGGCGGTGCGCATGGTGAATGCGGCCGCCGCTGACGGGACGCTCGTCGAGATCTCGGCCGGCCTCGATGGAGGCGAGACGATCGTCGTGAACCCGCCACCGACGCTCGTGGACGGCGCGGCAGTGAGGGAGGTTCGTCGATGAGCCGGCAGTACGGCATCGCGGGACGGCTTGCCGCCGCATTCATCCACTCCAAGCTCACGCCCCTCGTCATCCTGGCCTCGCTGGCGCTCGGTCTCCTGGCCGTTGTCGCGCTTCCACGAGAAGAGGAACCGCAAATCATCGTGCCGATGGTCGATGTGTTCGTGCAGATGCCGGGTGCGTCCCCGGCCGAGGTGGAGCAGCGCGTCACCCGGCCGATGGAGAAGCTGCTGTGGGAGGTGCCGGGCGTCGAGTACATCTACTCCACGTCGAGTCCGGGTGTCGCGATGGTCATCGTCCGATTCCGGGTGGGCGAGCAGGAGGAGGCCGCGCTGGTCCGCCTCAACCAGAAGCTCGCGTCGAACTTCGACATCATTCCGCCTGGCGCCACGCCGCCGCTCGTGAAGCCCAGGTCGATCGACGACGTGCCGATCATGGGCCTCACGCTTTGGAGCGCCCGCTACGACGACTACGCGCTTCGCCAGATCGCCGGCCAGCTGCACGACGCCATCAAGGAAGTGGCTGACGTGTCGAACGTCGAGATCATCGGGGGCCGAACCCGGCAACTGAGCGTCGACGTGGATCCGGCCCGTCTCATGTCGTATGGCCTCGACCCGACGTCGGTCGCGGGCGCCATCCAGGGCGCGAATGCCCGCCCGCCCGCTTCCGATCTCGTCGGCGGCAATCAGAGCCGATTGCTCCAAGCCGGATCGTGGCTCACGAACGCAGACGCCGTGAAGCGGGTCGTCGTCGGTGCGCGGGGTGGCGTTCCGGTGTTCGTCGGCGACCTGGCCACCGTCCACGACGGGGACTCGGAACCGGCACACTACGTGACGTTCCAGGGGCGCGACGGCCGCGCCTTTCCGGCGGTCACGCTTGCCGTCTCGAAGCGAAAGGGCACCAACGCCATCGACATCACCAGGCGGGTCGACGCGACGATCGCGCGGCTGCGAGGGACGCTGTTGCCGGCCGACGTCAATGTCACGGTGACGCGGGACTACGGCCAGACCGCCGAGCACAAGTCGAACGAGCTGCTCTGGCACATGTTCCTGGCCGTCTTCTCGGTCTCGATCCTGATCTGGCTGACGCTCGGCCGGCGCGAGGCGGCCGTGGTGCTGGTGGCGGTGCCGGTCACCCTGGCGCTCACGCTATTCGTCTTCTATCTCTACGGCTACACCCTCAACCGGATCACGCTGTTCGCGTTGATCTTCTCGATCGGCATCCTGGTGGACGATGCCATCGTGGTCGTGGAGAACATCGTGCGGCACGCCCGACTGGCGGCCGGCGAGCACCGCGATCTGAGCGCCGTGGCCGTTCGCGCCGTGGACGAGGTCGGCAATCCGACCATTCTGGCGACGCTGACCGTCATCGCCGCCATCCTCCCGATGGCGTTCGTCGGCGGGCTCATGGGGCCCTACATGCGCCCCATCCCGGTGGGCGCGACGGCTGCGATGGTCTTCTCCCTCATCGTCGCCTTCGTCGTCACGCCGTGGACCGCGCAACGGCTGATGCGGAAGCCGGGCGGCCATGCGCATGGCGGCGAGGACCGCCTGACGGGACTCTATCGCCGCGTCATGGCGAGGCTGATCGAACGGCCGAAGGAGCGTCTCGCGTTCCTCTCGGCAATCGGCATGCTCCTCCTCGCGTCGGTCGCGCTCGTCCCGCTCGGCCTGGTGACGGTGAAGATGCTGCCGTTCGACAACAAGAGCGAGTTTCAGGTCATCGTGAACATGCCCGAGGGGACGCCCCTCGAGCAGACCGCGAAGGTGACGGCGGCGCTCGCACGGGAAACGCTCCTCGAGCCGATGGTGGCCAACGTCCAGTCGTACGTCGGCACCTCGTCGCCGTACAACTTCAACGGGCTCGTTCGCCACTACTTCATGCGGCGCGGGTCGCACCAGGCCGACCTGCAGGTGAACCTCACGCCAAAAGAGGAGCGGTCGGCGCAGAGCCACGAGATTGCCAAGCGCGTCCGCACGGCGCTCCTGCCGCTCGCCAGGAAGTACGGCGCGCGCCTGCAGGTCGCCGAAGTGCCTCCGGGTCCGCCCGTGCTCCAGACGCTCGTCGCCGAGGTGTACGGACCCGACGAGGCGCGACGTGTGGCCATCGCCGAACGCGTGAAGTCCACCTTCGAGTCGACCGCCGGCGTGGTGGACGTCGACTGGTATGTCGAGCACGCTCAGGCCAAGGACAGGCTGGAGGTCGATCAGGAGAAGGCCGCAGCCGCGGGGCTGTCAGCCGGAGCGGTCGCGTCCGTCGTCCGGATGGCGGGCGCCGGTCGGGTGGTTGGCCTGCTTCATGACGACCAGGCGCGAGAGGACGTGCCGATCGTGCTGCGGCTGCCACGGGAGCTGCGGTCGTCGGTCGGCGCCCTGCGGTCGATCCGTCTCGGCGGTCCGGCGCCTGTGGCCATCGGCGAACTGACGCGGGCGACCGAGACCGTCGAATCGCAGAACATCTACCACAAGAACCTGCGGCCGGTGACCTACGTGACTGCCGACGTCGCGGGCGCGGCCGAGAGTCCGGTCTACGCGATCATCGCGATGAACCGGGTGCTCTCGGGGCTCCGGTTGCCCGAGGGCTACCGGTTCGAGATCTACACGGCCCGGCAGCCGCTCGACTCCAGCCGGTACGCGATGAAATGGGACGGGGAGTGGCACATCACCTACGAGGTGTTCCGGGACCTCGGGTTGGCGTTCGCCGCCGTGCTGCTGCTGATCTACATCCTCGTGGTGGGATGGTTCCAGTCGTTCATCACGCCGGTGACGATTATGACCGTCATCCCGTTCTCGCTCGTGGGCATCCTCCCGGCACACGCGATGATGGGCGCGTTCTTCACGGCGACCTCGACGATCGGGTTCATCGCGGGGGCCGGCATCGTGGTGCGGAACTCGATCATCCTCGTGGACTTCATCGAACTGCGGCTGCGCGAAGGCGTGCCGCTCGCCCAGGCGGTGATCGACGCCGGCACGGTCAGGTTCAGGCCCATCGCGCTGACGGCGGCGGCCGTGATTGTCGGCTCGGCGGTGATTCTCTTCGACCCGATCTTCCAGGGGCTGGCCATCTCGCTGATGGCGGGCGGCATCGCGTCGCTCCTGCTGTCCCCGCTGACCGTGCCGATCCTGTACTACCTCGTCAACCATCGGGCCGCTGCGCACGGCGTCGAGGCTGCCGCCGCACCCGCGCCCGTCGGAGAGTAGGCTGCCATGTGGAAGTGCCCGCCGTCCACGGTGCTCGTTCCAGTCGATTTCGGTGAGGCGTCGGCCCGGGCGTTGGCGGTCGCCTCGGCACTGGCGTCGCGGGTCGGGGCGCGGATCCGCGTGCTGCATGCCGAGGTCATCGAGGCGCCACCGTATTTCACGCACGAGCAGCTCGCGACGATCGAGCGCGAACGAAAGGCCGCACGGGCCAAGGCGGTGCAGTTCGTGCTCGAGTTCGCACGGGCACACGGTGTGGGACAGTGCGAGGTGGCGATCGCGGAAGGATCGCCGACCGCGGCGATCGTGCAGGCAGCGGGACAGGCCGACCTCGTCGTGATGGGCACGCACGGCCGGCACGGTCCAGGCCGCTGGTGGATGGGCTCGGTCGCCGAGCGGGTTGTCCACGACACCGGCACGCCAGTCCTTGTCGTCCGGGCAGACCTCGGAGGGCTCGCCCCGGAACAGGTCTTCGACCGTCCGCTCGTCATCGCTCCCCAGGGAGCGCAGGGTGAGGCCAATCGGATGGCCGCGGCCCTGGCGCAGGCGTTCGGCGGCCAGGTCGTCGATACGGTGGTGGCGTGTGAGGCCGACCTGGCGCAAAGCCGCCACGCGACGCTGATGGTGGTGTCGAAAGCCGGTACCGGGCAGGCCAGCCGGTTGAACCACACCGAGCACTGGCTGCGCTCGTGCGCGCTGCCGATGTTGTTCGTCCCGTCGGACCCTGTTTCGTCGTCGTCCACTACGGTCGTTCAGGGAGGTGTGTCGTGACCGTCGATCGCTACCTCCGTCTGATTGCCGGTTTCTTCGTGACCGCGACCACGCTGCTCGGGATGTACGTCCATCCCAACTTCTTCTGGTTTGCCGCGTTCGTCGGGGCCAACCTGTTCCAGTCGGCCTTCACGAACTGGTGCCCGATGATGGCGATCCTGCGACGGGCCGGCGTGAAGGACGGCGATCCCGGAGGCCGATGAGCTACGCCAGGAACGTCCGGGCGAACTCGACGAACGACCGGACGTCCGCGAAGTTGCTGGCAATGCCGAGCGAGACGCGGACCGCGCCCGTGCTCTTTCCGTCGATGCACCGGCGGAATTCGTCGTAGGTGATGCGGTCCGACAGCCTGATGAAGCAGCTCGACATCTCTTCCGGCGAGAGCCCCATGGCCAGTTCCCCGGCTCCCGGGTTGCAGAAGCAGCCGGTTCGGATCGAAATCCGCTGATCGGCGGCGCGGGCCTCGATGGCTTGGTGATCGATGAACTGGCCCGTCTCGTCGCGGAAATTGAGCGTGATCGTGCCGCCCCGATCCTCCGTGTTCGCGGGGCCGTAGACGGCGACGAGTGGCCGGCCGGTCGAATGGCGCAGCGCGAGCAGCGCATCGATCAGCCAGCCGGTGAGGGCCTGCACCCGGCGGTGGATGGTATCGACGCCGACGCTCTCGATGAAGTCGAGGCCGATATCGATCGCGGGCAGGCTCCCGAAGTTCAGTGTTCCATCTTCGAAGGCCGGCTCACCGGGCGCCAGGTGATGCCGATCCGCGCCGACCGACGCGACGGTGATCGTACCGCCGGCAAACCACGGACGCCGCAGCTTGGCGAGCGCCGGCCACCGGGCCAGCAACGCGCCGACGCCCGTGGGGTGGCCGAACATCTTGTAGAACGACAGCACCACGTAGTCCGGGTGCCACCGGCCGAGGTCCAGCCGATTGGTCGGGACGAACGCGGCGGCGTCGAGGAGCACGTCCCAGCCCCTTGCCTGCGCCTTCTCGATCCAGCCGAGGTCGTGCTGCACGCCCGAGAAGTTCGACTGCGCGGGATAGGCGAACAGACCTGGTGCGGCCTGCCCGCCCGGGTCGAGAGCCGCCTCCACATCCGATGCCACGATGCGCAGATCGGGCGGAACGACCGGGATGTACCGGAAGTCGGCATGGCGCGACCGGGCGAACTCTCGAATCCCGTTGACCGAGTTGTGATTGTCGAACGTCAGCACGAACCGCTTGCCCGGTTCGAACGGATACGACTCGCCGATGAGTTTCAACGCGTGGCTGGCGTTTCCGGTGAAGATGACGCCGTATTCCTCCGCCGCCGCATTGAAGTAGGAGAGCACGTGCCGACGTGCGCGGTCGACCAGGCCCGTCGAGAGCTGCGAGGTCGGGTTCGCCGAATGGGGGTTGCCCATCACGTCGGCGAGGAGCAGGTTCATGTGCCGATCGACCTGCGACGCGGCATAGAGCCCCGCCCCCGTGTAATCGAGATAGACGTGCCCGTTGGCGTCCAGCCGGCCGAAGTCCCGCCGCCGCAAGGCCTCGACCGGTCCGTTCGCCCCGAACTCGGGCCACGCCCGCACGAAATCCTCGCGCACCTCGCCTCCCGTGGACATCGTCGCTTCTCCGCCCGGCTCGTGAGGGGGCGCTACACGCACCCGGTGGGTTTTGGCAGCCCGGCGACCTTGCACGCGCCCTTCGCGGGTCCGGAGGGGA
This window contains:
- a CDS encoding efflux RND transporter periplasmic adaptor subunit, giving the protein MRTMFVLLIGAAMTVAACGGGSRETTPRDGAGLPIDVQVDVAVTRDVPQPFETGGMVRARTTATLVSRLVADVQEVLVQPGDHVRAGQTVIRLDARELRANHARAEAGAAAADQAVKAAATARDGAEAALELATATHRRVAELRSKNSATPNELDQAVGGLRGAEAQARGALAGIRQAESGAVAARAGLQAAAVGLSYAAITAPFDGIVTEKLIEPGNMAAPGVPLMTIEDVRGFRLEVRLDESRVGDVDRTKPVEILLDSPAAQLRTFTGKVAEISRAVDPGSHAFLVKIDLPADVGVRSGMFGRARFAGPAHRALVVPASSVVRRGQLASVFVVTPGRRAAVRMVNAAAADGTLVEISAGLDGGETIVVNPPPTLVDGAAVREVRR
- a CDS encoding efflux RND transporter permease subunit, whose product is MSRQYGIAGRLAAAFIHSKLTPLVILASLALGLLAVVALPREEEPQIIVPMVDVFVQMPGASPAEVEQRVTRPMEKLLWEVPGVEYIYSTSSPGVAMVIVRFRVGEQEEAALVRLNQKLASNFDIIPPGATPPLVKPRSIDDVPIMGLTLWSARYDDYALRQIAGQLHDAIKEVADVSNVEIIGGRTRQLSVDVDPARLMSYGLDPTSVAGAIQGANARPPASDLVGGNQSRLLQAGSWLTNADAVKRVVVGARGGVPVFVGDLATVHDGDSEPAHYVTFQGRDGRAFPAVTLAVSKRKGTNAIDITRRVDATIARLRGTLLPADVNVTVTRDYGQTAEHKSNELLWHMFLAVFSVSILIWLTLGRREAAVVLVAVPVTLALTLFVFYLYGYTLNRITLFALIFSIGILVDDAIVVVENIVRHARLAAGEHRDLSAVAVRAVDEVGNPTILATLTVIAAILPMAFVGGLMGPYMRPIPVGATAAMVFSLIVAFVVTPWTAQRLMRKPGGHAHGGEDRLTGLYRRVMARLIERPKERLAFLSAIGMLLLASVALVPLGLVTVKMLPFDNKSEFQVIVNMPEGTPLEQTAKVTAALARETLLEPMVANVQSYVGTSSPYNFNGLVRHYFMRRGSHQADLQVNLTPKEERSAQSHEIAKRVRTALLPLARKYGARLQVAEVPPGPPVLQTLVAEVYGPDEARRVAIAERVKSTFESTAGVVDVDWYVEHAQAKDRLEVDQEKAAAAGLSAGAVASVVRMAGAGRVVGLLHDDQAREDVPIVLRLPRELRSSVGALRSIRLGGPAPVAIGELTRATETVESQNIYHKNLRPVTYVTADVAGAAESPVYAIIAMNRVLSGLRLPEGYRFEIYTARQPLDSSRYAMKWDGEWHITYEVFRDLGLAFAAVLLLIYILVVGWFQSFITPVTIMTVIPFSLVGILPAHAMMGAFFTATSTIGFIAGAGIVVRNSIILVDFIELRLREGVPLAQAVIDAGTVRFRPIALTAAAVIVGSAVILFDPIFQGLAISLMAGGIASLLLSPLTVPILYYLVNHRAAAHGVEAAAAPAPVGE
- a CDS encoding universal stress protein, translated to MWKCPPSTVLVPVDFGEASARALAVASALASRVGARIRVLHAEVIEAPPYFTHEQLATIERERKAARAKAVQFVLEFARAHGVGQCEVAIAEGSPTAAIVQAAGQADLVVMGTHGRHGPGRWWMGSVAERVVHDTGTPVLVVRADLGGLAPEQVFDRPLVIAPQGAQGEANRMAAALAQAFGGQVVDTVVACEADLAQSRHATLMVVSKAGTGQASRLNHTEHWLRSCALPMLFVPSDPVSSSSTTVVQGGVS
- a CDS encoding DUF2892 domain-containing protein; this translates as MTVDRYLRLIAGFFVTATTLLGMYVHPNFFWFAAFVGANLFQSAFTNWCPMMAILRRAGVKDGDPGGR
- a CDS encoding aminotransferase class V-fold PLP-dependent enzyme — encoded protein: MSTGGEVREDFVRAWPEFGANGPVEALRRRDFGRLDANGHVYLDYTGAGLYAASQVDRHMNLLLADVMGNPHSANPTSQLSTGLVDRARRHVLSYFNAAAEEYGVIFTGNASHALKLIGESYPFEPGKRFVLTFDNHNSVNGIREFARSRHADFRYIPVVPPDLRIVASDVEAALDPGGQAAPGLFAYPAQSNFSGVQHDLGWIEKAQARGWDVLLDAAAFVPTNRLDLGRWHPDYVVLSFYKMFGHPTGVGALLARWPALAKLRRPWFAGGTITVASVGADRHHLAPGEPAFEDGTLNFGSLPAIDIGLDFIESVGVDTIHRRVQALTGWLIDALLALRHSTGRPLVAVYGPANTEDRGGTITLNFRDETGQFIDHQAIEARAADQRISIRTGCFCNPGAGELAMGLSPEEMSSCFIRLSDRITYDEFRRCIDGKSTGAVRVSLGIASNFADVRSFVEFARTFLA